One region of Paenibacillus polymyxa M1 genomic DNA includes:
- a CDS encoding superoxide dismutase: MAFQLPELPYAKDALEPHFDALTMEIHHDRHHNTYVTNLNAALESAPELQSKSLEDLISNLDSVPESIRTAVRNNGGGHHNHSLFWEVIGPNGGGQPTGAIAEAINNELGGYDKFKEDFTKAATTRFGSGWAWLVVGKDGKLAITSTPNQDSPLFEGLTPVLGLDVWEHAYYLKYQNKRPDYIAAFYNVINWDEVNKRYAAAKK; this comes from the coding sequence ATGGCATTTCAATTACCAGAACTTCCTTACGCAAAAGACGCACTGGAACCACACTTTGATGCACTGACAATGGAAATTCACCATGATCGTCACCATAACACATATGTTACGAACTTAAATGCAGCTCTGGAGAGCGCTCCTGAACTGCAAAGCAAAAGCCTGGAGGATCTGATCTCCAATCTGGACAGCGTTCCTGAAAGCATCCGCACTGCGGTTCGCAATAACGGTGGTGGACACCACAACCACAGCCTGTTCTGGGAAGTTATCGGTCCTAACGGCGGTGGACAGCCAACAGGTGCAATTGCTGAAGCAATCAACAACGAACTGGGCGGCTATGACAAATTTAAAGAAGACTTCACTAAAGCAGCTACAACTCGTTTTGGTAGCGGCTGGGCTTGGCTGGTTGTCGGCAAAGACGGCAAACTGGCAATCACTAGCACTCCAAACCAAGATAGCCCGCTGTTCGAAGGTCTGACTCCGGTACTTGGACTGGACGTTTGGGAGCATGCTTACTACCTGAAATATCAAAACAAACGCCCAGATTACATTGCAGCTTTCTACAATGTAATCAACTGGGATGAAGTTAACAAACGTTACGCGGCTGCAAAGAAATAA
- a CDS encoding YneF family protein produces MVWNIVIPIITLIVGLVGGFFIGAYYLRKQLEKMQNDPETLQKMAKQMGYNLNGKQMQKAQQMMKNQQFSKNQPGARKNQGRRK; encoded by the coding sequence GTGGTGTGGAATATTGTCATTCCGATTATTACCCTGATTGTTGGCTTGGTCGGGGGATTTTTCATCGGTGCTTATTATCTTCGCAAACAGCTTGAAAAGATGCAAAACGACCCTGAAACGCTGCAAAAAATGGCCAAACAGATGGGCTACAACCTGAATGGGAAACAGATGCAAAAAGCCCAGCAGATGATGAAGAACCAACAGTTCTCCAAAAATCAGCCTGGTGCGCGTAAAAATCAGGGCCGTCGGAAATAA
- the rnhA gene encoding ribonuclease HI: MKEVMVYTDGACSGNPGPGGWGIILLYGEHRKELSGAEKMTTNNRMEIKSVIEALKLLKEPCRVKVHSDSAYVVNCFKQGWIKNWLRNGWRNSKNQPVENKELWEELWELMGKHEVEYVKVKGHSDNELNNRCDFLATSAVKNLR, encoded by the coding sequence ATGAAAGAAGTGATGGTTTATACCGACGGTGCTTGTTCGGGGAACCCGGGCCCAGGGGGCTGGGGGATCATTTTGTTGTATGGAGAGCACCGCAAGGAGCTGTCGGGTGCCGAAAAGATGACGACAAACAACCGTATGGAGATCAAGTCGGTGATTGAAGCGCTGAAGCTGCTCAAGGAGCCGTGCCGTGTAAAAGTACACAGTGACTCTGCCTATGTCGTCAATTGCTTCAAACAAGGCTGGATTAAGAATTGGCTCCGTAATGGCTGGCGAAACAGTAAAAATCAGCCGGTGGAGAACAAGGAACTATGGGAAGAACTGTGGGAACTGATGGGTAAGCATGAGGTTGAATATGTGAAGGTGAAAGGTCACAGTGACAACGAACTGAATAATCGCTGTGATTTTCTGGCGACAAGTGCTGTTAAAAATTTACGGTAG
- a CDS encoding AraC family transcriptional regulator: MSSHFSNHSYNNLDLNLYTCGKESCTSKHSYGPAIRSGYMVHFILKGKGIFKVNDKIYHLEKNDAFFIEPKVLIYYEADEVDPWEYAWIGFNGVQAKEYLSRTCIHRDNPIFRFEAEGNLARCMESIVVSSTLKSNKDLLLTSKLYEFLYLMFELYPNQEVNNEVRQQRYIKEALLFIQQNYSHFITVSDIAKYISIDRSYLHRLFKQQLNKSPQEFLLHLRIEKSCSLLKNTSLKIGDIARSVGYKDVLLFSKMFKTVNKMTPSEYRRNHQK; this comes from the coding sequence ATGAGTTCGCATTTTTCCAATCATTCCTATAACAACTTGGATCTCAATCTATACACTTGTGGCAAAGAGAGCTGTACCAGCAAACACTCTTATGGTCCAGCCATTCGAAGCGGGTATATGGTGCATTTTATTTTAAAAGGAAAAGGGATCTTTAAAGTCAACGATAAAATCTATCATTTGGAGAAAAACGATGCTTTCTTTATTGAGCCGAAGGTTTTAATTTACTACGAAGCGGATGAAGTCGACCCATGGGAATATGCCTGGATCGGTTTTAATGGGGTGCAAGCAAAAGAATATCTAAGCCGGACCTGTATCCATAGGGACAATCCCATTTTCCGGTTTGAAGCGGAGGGCAATCTTGCTCGCTGTATGGAAAGTATCGTCGTTTCTTCTACGCTGAAATCCAACAAAGACCTGTTGCTTACATCCAAGCTGTATGAATTCCTGTATCTGATGTTTGAACTTTACCCTAATCAGGAAGTCAACAATGAGGTAAGACAGCAGCGGTATATCAAAGAAGCGCTTCTCTTTATTCAACAAAACTATTCACACTTCATTACCGTAAGTGACATTGCCAAGTACATTTCAATAGACCGCTCGTATTTGCATCGTTTATTTAAACAGCAACTCAATAAGTCACCACAGGAATTTTTATTGCATTTGAGGATTGAAAAATCTTGCTCCCTCTTAAAAAATACTTCCCTGAAAATCGGAGATATTGCTCGGTCTGTAGGGTATAAAGATGTATTGCTGTTTTCCAAAATGTTCAAAACAGTCAACAAGATGACTCCATCCGAATACCGAAGAAATCACCAAAAATAA
- the lepB gene encoding signal peptidase I yields MDALTPSSDLLPSPETSKQAGRSGYIRDWLVTLLIAMVVLLLLNLFVFNLSTVRGHSMQPTLTESQHLFVNKLVYNFHDPGRGDIVILKDPDSKLSSPRFLVKRVIGIPGDVIRIEHNHLYVNGELLIEPYTNSDVEDGDYGPFTVEPEHFFVMGDNRHTAASKDSRYFGSVKSEDLLGRAEFIFWPISEWKWL; encoded by the coding sequence ATGGATGCTTTGACTCCTTCGTCAGACCTGCTTCCTTCACCGGAAACGTCCAAACAGGCAGGTCGCTCTGGTTACATACGCGATTGGTTAGTTACTCTGCTGATTGCAATGGTCGTCTTGTTGCTTCTAAACCTGTTTGTATTTAACTTGTCCACGGTCAGAGGACATTCGATGCAACCGACGCTAACGGAAAGCCAGCATTTGTTCGTTAATAAGCTGGTTTATAATTTTCATGATCCGGGGAGAGGGGACATTGTGATTTTAAAAGATCCTGATTCCAAACTGTCCAGCCCAAGATTTTTAGTGAAAAGAGTCATAGGTATTCCCGGAGATGTCATTCGGATTGAGCATAATCATTTGTATGTAAACGGCGAGCTGCTAATTGAGCCGTACACCAACTCGGACGTGGAGGATGGTGATTACGGTCCTTTTACAGTGGAGCCGGAACACTTTTTTGTCATGGGAGATAATCGCCATACGGCTGCAAGCAAGGATAGCCGGTATTTTGGCAGCGTTAAGTCTGAAGATTTACTGGGACGTGCAGAGTTTATATTTTGGCCGATCTCGGAGTGGAAGTGGCTATGA
- a CDS encoding alpha-galactosidase: protein MAIIIDKEKLLFHLQGSNTSYVMQVIRDGYLAHLYWGKKIQNYRGSNKIIFMDRGFSPNPDGADRAFSLDTIPQEYPSFGNSDFRIPAYQLQLENGSTVTDFRYKEHRVYQGKAKLKGLPSTYAEDDGEVETLEIILEDPLIDVKIVLSYSLYPKRDVITRSVRFDNEGQQQLKLLRALSASVDFRDDEYELITLYGAHNNEKNIARRKVLPGIQMVDSCRGASSPHQAPFMALVREGTDEDQGEVYAFNLVYSGNFTAQTQVDSYRNTRVTMGINPFDFTWLLGPEESFQTPEVVMVYTENGLGGMSRIYHELYRNRLCRGPFRDKERPILINNWEATYFNFDADKIEQLAKEAQNVGVELFVLDDGWFGKRDDDNTSLGDWVVDRRKLPDGLPDLANRIRNLGMEFGLWFEPEMVSIDSDLYRRHPDWCIHVPDRPYTLGRNQLMLDLSRKEVCEYIVKSVSDILSNVPITYVKWDMNRHMTDVGSAALPPERQRETAHRYILGLYSIMEELTSQFPHVLFESCSSGGGRFDAGMLYYMPQTWTSDNTDAICRLKIQWGTSLVYPPITMGAHVSTVPNHQVGRITPLETRGYVAMAGNLGYELDLTTLTVEEKEVVKKQIALYKEMRSLIQFGNFYRIINPFDENEAAWSFVSEDQTEMAASYFKVLSQPAAAIKTLKFKGLNPDYIYRNIETGELFGGDELMHVGITLARVKQDFLGMFWRFVKEDI, encoded by the coding sequence ATGGCTATAATCATCGATAAAGAGAAGCTTTTATTCCATTTACAAGGCAGCAATACCAGTTATGTCATGCAGGTTATACGAGATGGTTATTTAGCCCATCTGTATTGGGGAAAGAAAATTCAGAACTATCGGGGAAGCAATAAAATCATCTTTATGGATAGAGGGTTTTCACCCAATCCGGATGGGGCGGATCGAGCTTTTTCACTGGATACCATCCCGCAAGAATATCCGTCATTTGGAAATAGTGATTTCAGGATTCCTGCGTATCAGCTTCAATTGGAGAATGGTTCTACAGTGACAGATTTTCGGTATAAAGAACATCGGGTTTACCAAGGCAAAGCAAAATTGAAAGGGCTTCCTTCTACGTATGCGGAGGATGATGGCGAAGTAGAAACACTGGAAATCATCCTTGAAGATCCATTAATTGATGTAAAGATTGTACTATCCTATAGCCTATATCCAAAGCGGGATGTCATTACCCGTTCTGTCCGTTTTGATAATGAAGGCCAGCAGCAGCTAAAACTGCTTAGAGCGTTAAGTGCCAGTGTGGATTTTCGAGATGATGAGTATGAACTCATTACCTTGTACGGTGCGCATAACAATGAAAAAAATATAGCAAGGAGAAAAGTTTTACCTGGAATTCAAATGGTAGACAGCTGCCGTGGCGCCAGTAGCCCTCATCAGGCACCCTTTATGGCACTTGTAAGAGAAGGGACAGATGAAGATCAGGGCGAAGTATACGCCTTTAATCTGGTGTACAGCGGGAACTTTACGGCCCAGACGCAGGTAGATTCCTATCGGAACACTAGAGTCACGATGGGGATTAATCCTTTTGATTTCACATGGCTGCTTGGACCGGAGGAGTCGTTCCAAACGCCGGAAGTGGTTATGGTATACACCGAAAATGGCTTGGGCGGCATGTCGAGAATTTATCATGAATTATACAGGAACAGATTATGTCGTGGACCATTTCGTGACAAGGAACGGCCGATCCTGATTAATAACTGGGAAGCCACCTACTTTAACTTTGATGCCGACAAGATTGAGCAGTTGGCGAAGGAAGCTCAAAATGTAGGAGTGGAGCTGTTTGTATTGGATGATGGGTGGTTTGGGAAACGAGATGATGACAATACTTCATTAGGCGATTGGGTGGTGGACCGTCGCAAACTTCCAGATGGATTGCCGGATCTTGCCAATCGCATTCGAAATCTGGGTATGGAGTTTGGTTTGTGGTTTGAACCTGAGATGGTATCCATAGACAGTGATTTATACAGAAGGCATCCCGATTGGTGTATCCATGTCCCTGATCGTCCGTATACGCTGGGAAGAAATCAGCTTATGTTGGATTTATCAAGGAAGGAAGTGTGTGAGTACATCGTTAAGTCGGTTTCCGATATTTTATCGAACGTTCCAATTACTTATGTAAAATGGGACATGAATCGTCACATGACAGATGTGGGTTCGGCCGCCTTGCCACCTGAGAGACAAAGGGAGACGGCGCATCGTTATATCCTGGGACTCTACAGTATTATGGAAGAGCTTACATCGCAGTTTCCTCATGTCTTATTCGAAAGCTGTTCTAGTGGAGGAGGCCGTTTTGATGCCGGTATGCTCTATTACATGCCTCAGACCTGGACGAGTGACAATACAGATGCCATTTGCCGACTGAAAATTCAATGGGGGACAAGTCTTGTCTATCCTCCGATTACGATGGGCGCACACGTCTCCACCGTACCCAACCATCAAGTGGGCAGAATAACACCATTGGAGACCAGAGGTTATGTCGCTATGGCCGGGAATTTAGGTTATGAGCTGGATTTGACGACATTAACTGTTGAAGAAAAAGAAGTTGTGAAAAAGCAGATAGCTCTATATAAGGAAATGAGATCGCTCATTCAGTTTGGAAACTTTTACAGAATCATTAATCCGTTTGATGAAAATGAAGCCGCATGGAGCTTTGTGTCAGAGGATCAAACGGAAATGGCGGCCAGTTATTTCAAGGTTTTATCCCAACCGGCTGCCGCGATTAAAACGTTAAAATTCAAAGGTCTGAATCCAGACTACATTTACAGAAATATAGAAACTGGTGAGCTGTTTGGCGGTGATGAATTAATGCATGTCGGCATAACGCTTGCCAGGGTAAAACAGGATTTTCTAGGCATGTTCTGGAGGTTTGTTAAAGAAGACATCTGA
- a CDS encoding DinB family protein encodes MQTFFRYNWMVREQWYRWCEEVPQEELLKERIGGAGGILKTLFHIVDVEWSWVQIIQGKPDFQEDFSQYNTLDKVRELDAKFRLDVEPFVLAWHEGLERKRFEDHLPDGRIAIDAWGEVMRHVIAHQIHHIGQLSVWSRELGKAPVSANVIGKGLIESDPSI; translated from the coding sequence ATGCAGACTTTTTTTCGTTATAACTGGATGGTTCGAGAACAATGGTATCGCTGGTGTGAAGAGGTGCCGCAGGAGGAACTGCTGAAAGAACGTATTGGCGGGGCTGGCGGCATTCTAAAAACGCTCTTTCATATCGTTGATGTAGAATGGAGCTGGGTTCAAATCATTCAAGGCAAACCTGATTTCCAGGAGGACTTCTCTCAGTATAATACGCTGGATAAAGTCCGCGAGCTGGACGCGAAGTTTCGACTCGATGTGGAGCCGTTCGTCCTCGCCTGGCATGAAGGTCTGGAACGAAAAAGGTTTGAAGATCACCTCCCGGACGGCAGAATTGCGATCGATGCCTGGGGAGAGGTGATGCGCCATGTCATTGCCCACCAAATTCATCATATCGGACAGTTGTCCGTATGGTCGCGTGAGCTCGGCAAGGCCCCGGTTTCAGCCAATGTAATTGGCAAAGGACTGATTGAGAGCGATCCATCCATATAG
- the folE gene encoding GTP cyclohydrolase I FolE: MAGVKDYINRKAADNRDKIEYHVEQILKLIGEDPKREGLLETPARVARMYEEIFAGYEVDPRDALGVTFDENHEELVIVKDIVYYSQCEHHMAPFFGKVHIGYVPSGKIVGLSKLARLVEAVTRRLQVQERITSQIADILNEAVSAHGVMVVVEGEHLCMCARGVKKPGSKTVTSAVRGTFRDNAAQRAEFLSLIKE, encoded by the coding sequence GTGGCTGGCGTAAAAGATTATATTAACCGCAAAGCTGCGGATAACCGGGATAAAATCGAGTACCATGTGGAGCAGATTTTAAAACTGATCGGTGAGGACCCCAAGCGTGAAGGTTTGTTGGAAACACCGGCACGCGTTGCGCGCATGTATGAGGAAATATTTGCGGGTTATGAGGTTGATCCACGGGATGCGCTGGGTGTGACATTTGACGAGAATCACGAGGAGCTTGTAATCGTGAAGGATATTGTCTATTACAGTCAGTGTGAACACCATATGGCTCCTTTCTTCGGAAAAGTGCATATCGGCTATGTACCCAGCGGTAAAATTGTAGGACTAAGCAAGCTTGCCCGTTTGGTGGAGGCGGTGACCCGCCGATTACAAGTACAGGAGCGTATTACATCGCAGATCGCTGATATTCTAAATGAAGCGGTCTCCGCTCACGGAGTTATGGTGGTCGTGGAAGGCGAGCACTTATGCATGTGTGCCAGAGGCGTCAAAAAGCCTGGCAGCAAAACGGTAACGTCTGCAGTGCGCGGCACGTTCCGTGATAATGCAGCACAACGCGCAGAGTTCTTGTCCCTGATTAAGGAATGA
- a CDS encoding lipoate--protein ligase family protein — protein MDHIHSSTEITTALPALQWLEAPLTTTQEDVLFPLAWEELACRQVGKGAAPILHLWRHPGALVIGHRDRRLPNAPQAMERVRSSGTSVCVRPSGGAAVMLDRGVLNLSLILPNPQRAISLHEDFRLMAGLIADALAPWSVEAQTGEIIGSFCPGDYDVSVGGRKFCGIAQRRQAKAYIITAFVMIEGRGAERAQAVQQFYREAAGGTPEGVQEPDYPRVNPATMGSLAELAGVPSVEAYTASLRRVVESRSAILPADGSLVQPEGLAEQMAALRERYDLQV, from the coding sequence ATGGATCATATACATAGCTCAACAGAAATAACAACAGCATTGCCTGCGTTGCAATGGTTGGAAGCGCCACTGACGACTACGCAGGAAGACGTATTGTTTCCGCTGGCTTGGGAGGAGCTAGCTTGTCGGCAAGTAGGGAAAGGAGCTGCGCCCATTTTGCATTTATGGCGGCATCCGGGGGCGCTTGTGATTGGTCACCGGGACCGCAGGCTTCCCAACGCCCCACAGGCGATGGAGCGGGTGCGCAGCTCAGGAACGTCGGTATGTGTGCGTCCTTCAGGCGGAGCAGCCGTCATGCTGGACAGGGGGGTACTGAACCTGTCCTTGATCCTGCCGAATCCGCAGCGGGCCATCAGCCTGCATGAGGATTTTCGGCTCATGGCAGGGCTGATTGCCGATGCGCTGGCCCCGTGGTCTGTAGAGGCGCAGACCGGAGAAATCATCGGGTCCTTCTGTCCCGGGGACTACGATGTGAGCGTTGGGGGACGCAAGTTTTGCGGCATTGCGCAGCGGCGTCAAGCCAAGGCGTATATCATCACAGCATTTGTGATGATTGAGGGCCGCGGAGCAGAGCGTGCACAGGCGGTGCAGCAGTTTTATCGAGAGGCGGCCGGGGGGACGCCTGAAGGCGTGCAGGAGCCGGATTATCCCCGAGTGAATCCGGCAACGATGGGCAGCCTGGCAGAGCTAGCTGGTGTGCCGTCTGTCGAGGCGTACACAGCATCGCTGCGCCGTGTGGTCGAGAGCCGGTCTGCCATTTTGCCTGCCGATGGCTCGCTGGTGCAACCGGAAGGATTGGCAGAACAGATGGCAGCGCTGAGAGAGCGGTACGATTTGCAGGTGTAG
- a CDS encoding PTS transporter subunit EIIC: MEAKEKQYKQISQEILKNIGGEDNIIGVAHCATRLRIVLEDNEKAELKKIEDIDLVKGVFIAGDQLQIIFGAGLVNNIYAVFSKLTGTEDMSLSDVKSKSAQKQNPFQKAIKSLSDVFIEIMPGILAAALLMGITGLLGQKGLFGPKSIVEMYPIFQGINRFVQIVSTGIFTILPLLVVYSATKRYGGRPILGLVLGAIMLHPALADAFEVAKGSQNPESISLFGLPVQLVGFQGGIIIALMMGYVVAKLDQFFNKKVPDMIKLFLAPLLTVFVSSLLLFTIIGPLGRELASLVTVSLLWMTQNLGIFGFMFFAGIQQIIVITGLHHVMGAVEAQLLTDTGRNFINPLASVALMAQGGAVLGYILLNRKDTKVKELGYSAFGSVLFGISEPAIFGVTLKYKFPLVAGCLGGMVAGAYVYLSKLTAIGFGTTALPGFAIAASDNHGHINYLVAHLIALICGALFTLAYGVIKSKRSKAIL; this comes from the coding sequence ATGGAAGCAAAAGAAAAGCAATATAAGCAAATTTCTCAAGAAATTTTAAAAAATATCGGTGGTGAAGATAACATTATCGGTGTGGCCCATTGTGCCACAAGATTAAGAATTGTACTTGAGGACAATGAAAAAGCGGAATTAAAAAAGATTGAAGATATTGATCTGGTTAAAGGTGTGTTCATAGCGGGGGATCAACTGCAGATCATTTTCGGAGCAGGGCTGGTCAATAATATCTATGCCGTGTTCTCCAAACTGACCGGAACAGAAGATATGTCATTAAGTGATGTCAAATCGAAGTCCGCACAAAAGCAAAATCCTTTTCAAAAAGCCATTAAATCGCTGTCAGATGTCTTCATTGAGATCATGCCTGGAATTCTTGCCGCCGCATTGTTAATGGGGATCACCGGTCTATTAGGCCAGAAGGGGCTATTCGGCCCTAAATCGATTGTGGAGATGTATCCAATTTTCCAAGGGATCAATCGCTTTGTTCAAATCGTTTCCACAGGTATTTTCACCATCCTGCCGCTGCTTGTTGTTTATTCTGCAACCAAGAGATATGGCGGCCGTCCGATTCTGGGGCTTGTGCTGGGTGCGATTATGCTTCATCCAGCCTTGGCGGATGCCTTTGAGGTAGCTAAAGGGAGCCAAAATCCGGAATCGATCAGTCTTTTCGGCCTTCCCGTACAGTTGGTAGGCTTTCAGGGCGGTATTATTATTGCTCTGATGATGGGATATGTGGTAGCCAAGTTGGATCAGTTTTTTAACAAAAAGGTTCCAGACATGATTAAACTATTTTTGGCTCCTTTGCTGACGGTCTTTGTTTCTTCTCTGCTATTGTTTACGATTATCGGCCCTCTTGGGCGGGAGCTAGCCAGTCTGGTGACTGTTTCGTTGCTTTGGATGACGCAAAACCTAGGAATATTCGGCTTTATGTTTTTTGCAGGTATTCAGCAGATCATCGTTATTACAGGTTTGCACCATGTTATGGGCGCGGTAGAAGCACAGCTGTTAACTGACACAGGCAGAAATTTTATCAATCCATTGGCATCGGTAGCTTTGATGGCTCAAGGGGGCGCCGTATTGGGGTATATTCTTTTGAATCGCAAAGACACCAAGGTTAAAGAACTGGGTTACTCTGCATTCGGGTCTGTACTTTTTGGAATCTCGGAACCCGCGATCTTCGGGGTCACTTTGAAGTATAAGTTCCCTCTGGTTGCTGGATGTCTCGGAGGAATGGTTGCCGGAGCATATGTATATTTAAGCAAGCTGACAGCCATAGGATTCGGAACCACGGCTCTTCCTGGCTTTGCAATTGCAGCGTCAGATAACCACGGTCATATCAATTATCTTGTCGCTCATCTTATTGCCCTGATATGTGGAGCATTATTTACATTGGCTTATGGTGTTATCAAGAGCAAGAGGTCAAAAGCAATACTTTAA
- the queG gene encoding tRNA epoxyqueuosine(34) reductase QueG, translating into MQRELTRTATGTASTWASLKQEIIEAAPGLGIDSIGFASADPFLSLKAILEEHRAKGYESGFEEPDIDKRIYPELYGSQPASLIAIAVAYPSKMKDPPKSDKGKYRGILARSAWGKDYHLVLREAMEKLEAFISERVPDAVLKNMVDTGELSDRAVAERAGIGFSGKNTMMISPTLGSWIYLGELLTNIPFQPDEPVTDGCGECTKCLDACPTGALVGPGQLNAQRCVSFLTQTKGFLDEEFMLKIGNRLYGCDTCQIVCPKNRGLNWDHHPELTPDPEIVKPLLLPLLDLSNREFKDRFGQSAAAWRGKKPIQRNAVIGLGNFKDVSAVPKLTKVLLDDPRPELRGTAAWALSRIGGENAMTAIKQASEKEQHEQVREMIAQAHSKLEEQEQAEQQTSAELKAEDSQGPTTIYYDEMETPVGTLTLCATDRGLCRIDYGSFYAKEALLQQWARTWVGEYVYVQEPEKLREAAEQLREYFAGERREFSIAYDLRGTPFQEQVWRALQNIPYGQSVSYQDVAESIGRAKAVRAVGGANNKNPLPILFPCHRVSGANGSLVGYAGGLPVKMKLLELEKE; encoded by the coding sequence ATGCAACGCGAATTAACTCGGACGGCTACCGGAACGGCTTCGACTTGGGCTTCGCTCAAGCAGGAAATTATTGAGGCAGCTCCAGGGCTGGGTATCGACTCCATCGGGTTCGCATCCGCCGATCCCTTTCTGTCTCTGAAAGCTATATTGGAAGAGCATCGTGCTAAAGGCTATGAGTCCGGCTTTGAAGAGCCCGATATTGATAAGCGCATCTATCCGGAGCTGTATGGCTCGCAGCCTGCATCCCTGATTGCCATTGCGGTGGCGTATCCTTCCAAAATGAAGGACCCGCCGAAGTCGGACAAGGGCAAGTACCGTGGTATTTTGGCGCGTTCAGCCTGGGGTAAAGATTATCATCTGGTATTGCGTGAAGCGATGGAAAAGCTTGAGGCTTTTATAAGTGAGCGGGTACCTGATGCAGTGTTAAAAAACATGGTGGATACCGGAGAACTGTCGGATCGAGCTGTTGCGGAACGCGCAGGGATTGGCTTTAGCGGCAAAAATACGATGATGATTTCACCGACACTGGGATCATGGATTTATCTGGGGGAGCTGTTGACGAACATTCCTTTCCAGCCAGATGAACCGGTTACGGATGGTTGCGGAGAGTGCACCAAATGTTTGGATGCATGTCCTACCGGCGCGCTTGTAGGTCCGGGACAGCTGAATGCCCAGCGGTGTGTGTCCTTTTTGACGCAAACCAAGGGCTTTTTGGACGAGGAGTTTATGCTGAAAATAGGGAATCGGCTGTATGGATGTGATACGTGCCAAATCGTATGTCCCAAAAATCGAGGCCTTAACTGGGATCATCATCCCGAGCTTACACCCGATCCTGAAATTGTGAAGCCGTTGCTGCTACCGTTACTGGATTTGAGCAATCGCGAATTCAAAGACCGATTTGGTCAAAGTGCGGCGGCCTGGCGGGGGAAGAAGCCGATTCAACGCAATGCAGTCATTGGTCTTGGCAATTTCAAGGATGTTAGCGCGGTGCCCAAATTGACGAAGGTTTTATTGGATGATCCGCGTCCCGAGCTGCGAGGCACGGCGGCGTGGGCTTTGAGTCGAATAGGAGGGGAAAACGCTATGACAGCGATCAAGCAAGCATCAGAGAAAGAACAACATGAGCAAGTACGCGAAATGATCGCACAGGCGCATTCCAAGCTAGAGGAACAAGAGCAGGCAGAGCAGCAAACTTCTGCTGAATTAAAGGCGGAGGATTCACAGGGTCCAACTACGATTTATTATGATGAAATGGAGACGCCTGTGGGCACTCTGACGCTGTGTGCTACGGATCGTGGGCTATGTCGAATTGACTATGGCTCTTTTTATGCGAAGGAAGCATTGCTTCAGCAATGGGCCCGGACATGGGTCGGGGAATATGTCTATGTACAGGAGCCGGAAAAGCTGCGCGAAGCTGCAGAACAACTACGTGAATATTTTGCGGGAGAACGACGGGAATTCAGTATAGCCTATGATTTGAGAGGCACTCCTTTTCAAGAGCAGGTATGGCGCGCACTGCAAAATATTCCGTACGGACAAAGTGTGTCCTATCAAGATGTTGCAGAATCGATCGGACGAGCCAAAGCGGTACGTGCTGTCGGCGGAGCCAATAACAAAAATCCATTGCCAATCCTGTTTCCATGTCACAGGGTATCAGGTGCAAATGGAAGTTTGGTCGGCTATGCCGGAGGCTTGCCAGTCAAGATGAAGCTGCTGGAATTGGAGAAGGAATAA
- a CDS encoding GNAT family N-acetyltransferase gives MHVRSFQLSDVNSVTELMQIALSEECYKETVGAFARQLSWDSGLIVVAEEEGEIVGALIGTIDQNHGCYYRIAIHPDHRRMGIGKSLVELMEQRFQQRKVSRIWVAGDKHNSAAMPLYEAMGYGASQILQAFQKLSILAPH, from the coding sequence ATGCACGTTCGTTCCTTTCAATTAAGTGATGTGAATTCAGTTACGGAACTCATGCAAATTGCCTTGTCAGAGGAGTGCTACAAAGAGACGGTGGGGGCTTTTGCCCGTCAGCTTTCGTGGGATTCCGGTTTGATCGTCGTTGCCGAAGAAGAGGGAGAGATCGTTGGTGCCCTGATTGGCACGATTGATCAGAATCATGGTTGTTACTATCGTATTGCTATTCACCCGGATCATCGTCGGATGGGAATTGGGAAATCGCTTGTGGAGCTTATGGAGCAACGTTTTCAGCAACGTAAGGTTAGCCGTATTTGGGTAGCCGGGGACAAGCATAACAGTGCGGCCATGCCGTTGTACGAAGCTATGGGCTACGGAGCAAGCCAGATTTTACAGGCGTTTCAGAAGCTGAGTATTTTGGCACCTCATTAA